The sequence below is a genomic window from Wyeomyia smithii strain HCP4-BCI-WySm-NY-G18 chromosome 1, ASM2978416v1, whole genome shotgun sequence.
ACAACCAAATTTTCTCGTGTCAGATGGAAGCAGATACTAAGAGCGCAACACTCTCAGCTtcgtaaaagtttttttttctgttcctaatttttttttaagtcgtCCAATATTTTTCCTTCTGTTCGTTTTTGTCATTCTTGAAATTTTAgatattttctcttttttcataTCATTCCCCGTTTAGGTAGAACCGTTGGTTCCCCTCTCTCTATTTTATCTATTCTTATTTGCTACTATTTAAGTTATTGTACTTGTTGTATTATCTCAAATTTCcctttttctgtttcttttccATTTTCACTCTTGTTGCTTTTTAtctctgtttctttttttttcacattataCTCAACTATTCTTTTGCGACTGTATATTTTTCTCTTTCGATATTATCTTTTCTCCTTCTGTTTCTGTTTTAATTTATTCTACTTTATGAAATCTTTCCCCCTCtttatttcttttgtttttctgaTCTCGCTGTTTAGTCCCTCCTCTCTCGGATTATTTTTTTCTACCTATTCATGTTCTCCCTTTTTTTTATGTCAGTTTTTTTCTTCCTCATTTTCTTTACCTTTTTCTCCCATCttcattttttctttaatttttttgactaacgttttctcttttttctattCAAACCTTTTACTTTCTATTTCCTTTTTCTTCTCTATCTATTTTTGCCATTCTACTTTTTGTATCTTCACTTTTTCTCTCCCTTGAACGTTTGTTCTCTTTCAGATcaattttttccctttttttctaATCTTTCACTCTGCTGTTTTGAGCCGTGCGCTATTTCTTTTCTCCTATTTTGTTGATTCTTTTGTCATATATTATTCTCCAAATTTTTAGCAGTTTTGTCTTTCTTTAGAATTTTAATtccttatttaatttttttctcatcgCTCCTTATTGGCTTTTCGTAATGTTTAATAACGCTCTCAGTattcatatacactaaggtcgctttttacgctgtttttacgcggatcccggaatttacgcggttttttttacgcggcacttatcccccgcgtaaaaagcgactttagtgtacttaaTGTTCATGTAACtcgatttctatatttttatttcactcgCTTGTTAATTCATTGTGTTGTCAATTCATGTCCTTcccgatatttttttccatattCGTTTCTGCCGTTCTTCTTGACATGTTCGTAATACTTGACATCTGGACATTTTACACTACTTTTTTGGTCTTCCCTAAAATTTCTCCACTGTATTTTCCTTTCGAAACTTTtcctatttgtttatttgtttatcctaacagttttttttctttctgtttttttctctgataccttttcttttcttttttccctttttctATGATTTACATTCTCTGTTTTCGATTTTGTTTTATTCTATCTTATTTTTACGTTTTTTTCTGTATTAGTTTTTTCCCTAATTTCTTCACATTTATTTGATTGGTGGTCTTTTCctctttatttttttgtttccaaTTGTTTAGTATCCAGcattatttttttctgactCTCTCATCTCCATTTCATATGTTTACCTAGACTTATTCTCTAGACTTCTTCCTTAGActtcttatatttttttcagttatttctgtttattttttagTATTTCTACTGCTGCTCTTCTTGTGTTTTGTTTGGTTAATTTTTACccataattctttttttttgtcatacaTACAATTTCAAAGTTGTTGTTTTTACAATGTGATTTTTTCTAACCTTTTTGTGTACCTTGATTCTCTGTATACTCTTTCTTAGTTTTCTATCTAAtttcttctttatttttttcgttATATTTCTGTCTCTcagttttctatttatttctttatttcttatttattgtttttttttgcccagCGTTTTAATTCTTTCAACATTTTAATGTGCACTTTTTTCTCTTtccttttcaacatttttttttgttattttttttcgttctgtatttttttctcaattagttttttctttttttttagttttttcttcttgaaaactttcaattttttacatttttgctatttttcttAATTGAGCTAGCACTGTTACGAGCCTTCTCTATATTTTACCTTTCCCGAttggtttatatttttttttatttcacttgtgttgtttttatttttattttttatgtcaattttttattgttctttaCCTGTTCCATATTTGCGCTCTTGTAGTTTTTTATTTCTGTCTGTTTTGTTGTCCTTTCCTACTTTTCAGTATCcctattttatttttctgcCGCTTTTCCCAATTAACgctatttttctatttatttattcattgccCCAGTCTTCCCTATCCGACTGtgataattttttgtttgaattctcATTTTTCTCCTTTTTAATGCTTCCagtcatatttttaaacttttatcCTTTGACTCTATTCGTTTCTGTTTTGTTAtcttctttttctgttttaacttatttcattttttttttttcttttcatttttcccCCTTCTTTTTCCTAGCTTTCTTTTCGACTGTCGAATATCTTTATCTCCTtttcatttacatttttttcctgATCTCCTTATTAATTCCCCTCTTTCGGTTTAGTTTTCTCCCTCCatttatttttctcatattttttcttattttggtattttttttccacATTTTTTCACCCTAAATATTCTGTCTTCTTTTTTTCTCATCATTATTTTCACTCTTCATCGTTCTCTCTGTTaactttttttatgtttttttttttcaattttcaatctcaaatttttacaatcttattttgagttttttgacattttaatttttttttttaatcaatcgtTTTATTCTTGATTTCCTTTCTATTTCTTTGAACCCTTTGTATTGTTATTCAGATCGATTCTTCCTTTTTCAACCTTTCGCTCTCccggtttttgatttttttgtttgttttgttttgttttttctctCTTAATTCCATTCATATTTATACAAATCtttaatctcccagatggtgagtttgagtctcggctcgttagagactgtttgtgtcagtaggatcctagcgctagccccgcaattgtcctgtacactgaccagttagctgcgaagtctgtgtatagcaaACAGaggtcgagttccaaatcggaatgaagcaccaaggctttccttttttctcccaatttttcaaccattttttgtTCACCTCAAATTATTTAGatccttttttcttttttgcacACTTTATTCTTCTCATTGATTTTGCTTTTCTTTTTCCATTTTGCTTCATAACTGTAATCTTCCTGTAACTTTCTTAATATTTTGATTTCCTTTTAGttttctttttgattttttcactgtttttttgTCAATTTATTTCTCGCGAATTTTCCCCTATTCGTTTCTGCCATTCTTGACATTTCGGATGTTtttacttcttttttttctcctatTTTTCTAATTTATGTCCCCTCtaaattttctcaaaatgtttttcGCTCGAAGTTCTACTTATTTTGATTTgtttctttatttatttacgtcaattgttattttttccCTCCGTTTTTCCATTGTCTATAATTTTCTCTCCATTTTCGCCGTCGTTATATTCTTCTTATATTTACTCTCGTCATTTTCAATGTgtctgtttttttcttttctattttttttacacttgtttgtttgatttaacCATTTTGCCActccttaatttttttctttttgatttttttcctttcatttCATTAGTATTCCTACAATATTTTCTTGCCTATTTTATTCTAAGCGGTCAAATTaaagactgcatgacatggttgagataaaaccaaacaattaGAATTTACAagaccatgaaaaaaaaatttttttaagtagtagttgaaaaattgttagaagaactagataccaaaagatagcgaattcagaaataattgaaatttaaactcacagattgattgcgtaatttttaaattttgctgctgttagaggaattttttcagtccataattttaacaaaatgtaagccgGAAACAAAatagttctgattaaaatgagtaattttttgcgaagagttatctctttagttgctgtataaaaaaactaacactggattcagtccccataacagaaaagcactctcacaatcatttttttgcttttttttaatttatttggaatccagtttttttcagtttttttttcagcctttttccagttaaatcgaaaatttcattggcaactctgctcaTTAGTTAGTATCTTTGTTAGTATTTGTTtactcacttcacttttttctcttctttttttttaaccacCTGTTGTTTATTTATTCACTCTATTTACTCTCGTGATTTCTTTCTTATTGCTGTTTTTCTACTCTTTCTTATTCCTTCCTATTTTttgtattgaaaattttgaattgttccctccttattttcatttcctctatttttctatttaattctTACTTCTCCTGATTTCTTAGTAGATTCACTAAAATTTTCTTGTGTcgctttttattttcttataatttgcatttttaatttaCTTTCGATGTTTTGATTTTCTGGAGGAGAAGAAATTTCAACAGGGATTTTTGCTATCTCTATTGTTTTGAATCTTGCTGTTCTCGTATTTTTTCCTtaacttttcatactttctAGATTTTCTGGCAATTCATCTCCTTTCTCTTCATGCtcacttatatttttgtttttttcttgtttcaaaTATATCTCATTAGGCTTTTTAagcttttgtttttaatttcctttgtttttttttttttttgtttataaggTTTGGATAACTACGACcgctgttttgatcttttgtggttgCCTTGTTTTCCTTCCTCTTCCAGTCTGTAGATTTTCTCTCCCTAATTTtcttactgattttttttcctattgATAGTATCGCCACATTTTCCTTTTCTTCATTCGTTGTATAGTTTTTTTCTCGCTCTTGAAATGTTCATCATTTTTGACATCTAGATATTCcctatatttttttacttttcgttTCTCCTATATTTGCTAATCTTATTTCCTATATTTGCAATTCTTTTATTCGTCGTTTGTTACCACAAGTGTTTTTGCTCTCTATGTTTTACCTTTTcccatttgtttcttttttatgtattttcctAGTTATTTATCcactcgttttgttttttttttcgactttctctctttcctttctatttttttcaattcattcACTCTTGTTATTTAGCTGTTTACTTCCTGTTTTTCTAATTCCTGTCTTTCTAATTTCAATCTTTCTCTGCTTTAACCAACGTTGATTTCGTTTTCTCTATTTTACCGTGTCTTATTCGTTGCCTGTTTCTCAATtgcacttgttttttttttctctgtttcctTAAttatttgttctatttttttattttttttattttttatctcttcccatttttttgtcttttctctttttttctttgtgtcataattttctaTGATTGATATTTCAAGTCTCCTTACTCGTTCTCTTTTTATGTTTTCTTACTATTTTTTAGTACTCTAGAGTTTGTTTGTACTTTTTCATCGTAACTTCTTCTTTGTTATCTTgtgtttctctctctttctattaTTTCATGTCtgtgttttagtttttttattgctttccgctttttttcagtttttctccTAGCAGgctttcatttttatttctttccctacttatttttgttttaatttcttGTACTACTTCTGAGTGcttcaaattttattctttccattttttctcacttttttagtttaatttttttctcgaatatctttgttttctaatcattttCTCGTTGTTCTTCTGATCTCACTGAATTTATGTTTCTATAATTATTATATTCCTTCTCTATCAGTTTACTTCTTCCTCATTTTTAGTTGCCCTTCATATTTTaccttctttttttctctcattattttttttcccttatcgctattcaatttttttttctcacaatGTTGTTCTCTTACCAACCTGACGTTAAATTGTCTAATTTTCTCACATAAATTTCTGACACttgtttctgttttgttttaGACTTTGgtctttatttattttatttctaacattccagtttttatttttttttattctcctcATTCTAATTTTTGTCTTCCCACTTTTTTAGCTTGTTATTTTTCTCTACCCTTATTTTGAGCCCTCTTTTTGCTTTCCAAGattgatttttcttttattttttccttatCTACTGCTTTTTTTTGTTGTAGACTTTttatatatttcttttttttttgttttccttctttttcacttaatttcacatttttaattttttttctcatattttgTTCATCTCAATAGTTCTAATTTTTGCTAGtctattatatttatatttttctcaTATAACTCCTACTACCCCCTTTTTGTTATCTCTTTGATTTTTTACTTTCCTTTTCTGACCCATTCCCATTTCTGACATTCCCTAGTTTTTATTTGTTACTTTCCTTTTTGCTAATTTCTATCTTCcttatattttttctcaatgttctctctctcgctttctaaattttattttttttacatttgtttTTTAGGGTATTGAACGTCTTAGGGAGTGTTTTTTCTCGGCAGGTTTTTGGATAAGAATGTTGCAGAAAAACtgacgaagaaaaccactgccgaaaacATGCTATACCCTATTATATAACTTTTCgtccgttttatttttttaatgtgaTTTGCCTTTGTTGTTTTccctttttctcattttggccATTTTCAACGTTATCCAGTATCCATGCCATTTTATACTTTCCTAATTGTTTGAAATCCTTGACAttgacaatattttgaatattaatattaactattaatttttgtaacaatttttttatatttcaataaccattttcgatatttttaccaatgttgatatttttcttatattttcttctctcatttttttctccagtttttcTGTTAgtatttttgttctttttcgaaATTCTTCATTCtcaattgtgtttgttttctatTAGTAATACTGCTAGATTTGTTTAAACTTTCGATAGTAAGCTACTGGGAAGTAGAATATAAATAAATCTATATTTATTCCAAAATAAAATGTTCAACCTTTAAGTTGCTCGTGACGATGGTACAATCCtatatttttcagtttaaaaTTCAACACAACAGCGCACGTACCAGGAAACATCTACCTTTGTTCAAATATTGAATGAATGAGTTAAAACCGATTAACCAATCTGCAATGGCCGTTTGAGCATAAACAGAGCAGACAATAAACCAGAAACTTTTAAtattgcgaaaaaaaaggtgatTAAATGCGTTCGAAGCCAAATCGATCGGgtggattaaaaaaaaaaaaaagtcacacGACACACCCGCTCAGCTGCATACTAATGGgaacagaagcaaaaaaaagtgaCACACCATAAATTAAAGTTTTCGCTGTCCATTTTTTCTGGCGGCACcaagcgaaaaaaaatcgaaattctaCCCATATGTTGGGGCAGCAAAAACCGGAAGTGAAGACCAGGCAGGGAAAAGTCTAAACTGAATGTCACGTGGTGTCGTTTTTTTTTAGACGGGTTGAGGATGGGAGCTGGGTGTGGTGTACATGATGATTGTTAATCACACTCATCCATCACCACATGTACACAAAATTTTGCAACCAAATCAAGCCGTTAGTTTAAATTACGTCctggagagagatagagaggagAGGGAAATGTTGTTTACCACAAATTGGCAAACGGACTGCACACATGTTTTGGTGGCATACGAAACATAACCTAATTAGATGGGTCTGTTTACACTTTTAaccgtcgccgtcgtcgtcgtcgtccggCAGGCTGTTCCAATAAAGTTCAGGGCTGGTAGCAGCAAGTCAACCTAAAAACACAATAGCAAATATTTATTACCTCTTATTCGTGGAAGGCCGCTCTGGCGCGACAGCCGTCCTGCCGGCAGGCAGGCTGATAAATAATGCAAGAAAATGGGAAAATTCCCCCGCTGCTCATTCACTTAAAACGGCTTTAAAAGTCATTTTTCTTCGCTGCGGCTGCTCTGTGACGATTGTGCACTTGGCATGCTGGAGCACCCCAGCACCGCATTTGTTATTACCAGATGCTAATTCTAATTCTCCTTTTAATGGCTCTCACTATACGACTCCCGCTTATCGCACAACCCGCTGTGGTGGTGTGGCCTTCGTCGTCATTGTCGCTCGCCCCGCTGCTGTGCAATTTGTGTTTCGCAACGTGTCATAAAATGCAGATGTGGCCAGGAGACACGCGTCATTCCCCGCATTCTGCAGCTCCGGTCGCACTGGATGAAGTCGGAAAAGGAATCGGTCCGCCTGGTGGAGGCCGGCATCACCAAGGAGGTGCTCAACGGTGCCATTGCCCAGTTTTGTCTGGAGATCATCGCCAAACACGGCGACCCGGCCCCGCGGTTATGCAACAAAGATCCGCTCACGCTCAAGATGGGCACGTACGTTATTGAGCTGTTTCCGCAGGTTGAACAATCATCGCGAAATGTATTATTACAAGCCTAAATTAACGTTTTATTATTGTACTATTTGCAGGCAAAGTTCCTATTTATGGCCCGGGACGGGCGAGCGACGGTGCATTCTATCATCTCGCGAAAGGTTACCATCACCGGTTTCGATTTGACCAACTACCGCCAGTGTATGACCAAGTGGAACCAGGCGATACAGACCATGCACGAGCAGTGCAAGGAAATCGGTAAGGATCGCTGTATGATCGTGTACTACGAGCAGCTTGTGCTGCATCCCGAAGAGTGGATGCGAAAGATCCTCCACTATCTGGACATTCCCTGGAACAGTTCGGTGCTGCACCACGAGGAGTACATCAACAAGGAGAATGGCGTTGCACTGTCCAAGTGAGTGAGATCATCAGTCTCATTTGAGTTGAGGTgctaatttttgacaattttaggGTGGAACGATCGTCCGATCAGGTGATCAAACCGGTTAACTTGGAAGCACTGTCCAAGTGGGTCGGCCACATACCGGACGACGTAGTACGCGATATGGCCGACATTGCACCGATGCTGTCGGTGCTGGGGTACGATCCGTACGCGAACCCACCCGACTACGGCAAGCCGGATTCGTACGTGCAGGAGAATACTTACAAGGTAAGAGTAAAGTTATAAAATGCATTTCAACTAGAAGTAATGCTCCTGGTCACGGTGGAAGCAACGACGATTAAAAAAGTGTACCAGCGTTGATTTGATTTCAATTGTTTCATTCTTTTGCAACACTGAAGCGTCAAAAAAGCTGAAAATTCTATATGAGAGCCTTTTCAAGTGCCAAGATCCAGAATAAATAAAGTTGTATCTTATGATAAATCAAAAGACAGCTTCGAAAATGATTCCTTCAAATTCGACAGgacacaaagaaaaaaatattgaagtgTGCTGTTAGCATGCCATGAAAAATCGAGTTTTGCTGCCTGTCACATTCTGACTCAGAAAAAATGGTAAATTCCGATGAAACTTAATCTCACACAATAAAAGAAAGTGTGCAAAGAAAGACCAACAAACTTTGCGTGTAAATTAATCGACCGCAGTTCTCCAGGCCATTGCACCCAGAATTTGAAAACTATAATCAATTTCAGAAACATGACATTGATAATCTGAACAAGCAGTACATATAACGTGGCTGATGAAGAATAAACAAGAGGTTTTTGAAAACATAACTGCTGGTCGTAAGTTAACATTATTAGAAGTAGTTTTTACCGCTTTTGGCTATATCAAAAAAGGAAAATTAAAATACCTATAATTAAATAATAGAGGACTTTATTACTTGACACTATAATTAGACACAGATCTATGGATGCTATATTCAATAAAACTAATAGGACTGTTATGGCATCGCGAAAAATCGTAAAGATTGGAGTTCAATCTAACACTTCAaccaataaaaatagaaatagttaCCCAAGTGAAACGAAATCAGATTTATCATCTAGGAACACTCAGAGAAGAATAAATCGAGATCAAAATTTGTCCTCAAAACCACATAAGGATTGCCTGATTGGCGAATATTAAATAGTAATGGCACTAGGCGTTGTTTCACACGGGGACTGCTGAAGAAGGATTTGCACATCAATCAGTGACAAAGACGTGCGTGCGGATAAATTGTGGAAAATTGGAGAGTGTAGTAAATAAAAAGTGAGAAAAGGCTGAGAAATCGTGAGCCAAAAGGAAATGTAGTGTTTTGGGACTTTTTCTGGGAAAATGAAAGCGAATAAGAAAGACTCCATTCTGGTAAAGCAGAAGAATAAAAGTGAGGTCATGGCGAACATAAAAGAAAATCCTCCGgcaccgaagaaaaaaaaaagaacaacaaaATTAACGCGAAAGTTTGCTCCTCATCGAGTTTACAAATGTCGAATACGTCAACAAGTTTTCATTGGGTTCAAAGCTGAGTGATGCCCCGCTGTACAAAAATCACACAATCAATATGAAGCAAATTGGAAGGAAATTAACAAAGAAAGGACGGAATATATTCGGCATACATTCCAAAACAGGTAGCCACCATAAAGCTCCCACTAGAGGAGGACAAAAAGCCTTGAAGAAGGCCAGGCTAAAGGTCAGCTGGTCGGTATTGCCTCTGGATATCTTCTAGCAGCCTAATGGCTGCTTCAGGTGCTATGAGAGCGGGCATTGCGGGTCGAAGTATGACATTGCCATCGTTCCGGACCCGTACCGCATTTCACTCGAGCACGACAAAGCAGACAAGTCTGGTAAGGCGGTCATATGGACGACAGGTAGGTTCCTGTTGCAGGAGTCTCTACTATCTACCTCGAACGAGGGGTACAGACtatgcgctagtgccaacacgaATCTATGGGGTGACAAAAAACGACAGTCCTTCCTGCCTCCTGTTCGAAAATGCGCTTGAAGGCACACCTGAAAGTGTTACGAAACGTGCGGCTTTTCACATGCGGAACACGCACGCTTTAGCCAAGTTGCGTCTTTCCTCCAATAGTTCTAATCTAAACAGCAAGCAACGACTTTCATAACAGGGTAGGTGGCGTGGATTTGCCCACCtgaggtggcgcaaagcgaagCGGACGAATCTGCGTTGAACAGCCTCAACGCGGTTCTTCCCATCCTGATTATAGGGTTCCCAAACCACAGATGCATATTCCAGTAACGGCCGAACAATTGCACAGTATAATACTTTCAGGCAGTAAATGTTTTTGAACTTCTTGGCAAAGCGAAACAGGAATCCTAGCTGCGACGAGGCTTTCGAAACGATGTATGCAACATGATCTTTGAAGTTCAGTTTGGTATCGAGCAGAATTCCCAGGTCTTTCACTGTTGATTCGCGCTTTAACTGGTACACCTGCCAAAGCGTAGTTGAAATTGATGTTGAAGCTTCTGCGACTAAACGAAATGACCGAGCATTTGGATACGTTCAACGACATCCGGTTAATTTGATACCAGTCAGCGAAGGCTTCCAACTGCTGTTGCAAGAACAACGCGTCCTTTGGCTGTTTTATCGTGTAATATAA
It includes:
- the LOC129717871 gene encoding protein-tyrosine sulfotransferase; translation: MRLLMRQRKFLLGLFLAGIVLVVLFLKGTDLGGRCLNGAYYGRLSSGGGGSGEMVRAEDEEGHSKSYHYHRNMPLIFIGGVPRSGTTLMRAMLDAHPEVRCGQETRVIPRILQLRSHWMKSEKESVRLVEAGITKEVLNGAIAQFCLEIIAKHGDPAPRLCNKDPLTLKMGTYVIELFPQAKFLFMARDGRATVHSIISRKVTITGFDLTNYRQCMTKWNQAIQTMHEQCKEIGKDRCMIVYYEQLVLHPEEWMRKILHYLDIPWNSSVLHHEEYINKENGVALSKVERSSDQVIKPVNLEALSKWVGHIPDDVVRDMADIAPMLSVLGYDPYANPPDYGKPDSYVQENTYKVRANPQMWEHKVKELLNRDEIPPPKVNQNNNIEDEDDYGNNRERKT